In Capsicum annuum cultivar UCD-10X-F1 chromosome 7, UCD10Xv1.1, whole genome shotgun sequence, one genomic interval encodes:
- the LOC107876365 gene encoding craniofacial development protein 2-like gives MDGFKLWYSGSKRRQNGVVILVNEDLRRKVVEVRRVNDRLMTINLVVGGFTLQVCSVYAPQAGLDDEVKAIFWELLDEVVRSVPSSKKIVIARDFNGHIGILSGAYNDVHGGLGFGDRNGEKTALLEFARAFSLVVLNSRFLKKEDHLVTFRSTIAKTQIDFLLLRKGDRALCKDCKVIPSEYLSTQHRFLVMDLIIKKSKKRRVGKGQPRIK, from the coding sequence ATGGATGGGTTCAAGCTGTGGTACTCAGGGAGTAAGAGGCGGCAGAATGGAGTGGTCATCTTAGTGAACGAGGATCTTAGAAGGAAGGTGGTGGAGGTTAGGAGGGTTAATGATAGGCTAATGACTATTAATTTGGTCGTTGGGGGGTTTACTTTGCaagtgtgtagtgtttatgcaccGCAAGCGGGCTTGGATGATGAGGTGAAAGCAATTTTTTGGGAGCTTTTGGACGAGGTGGTGAGAAGCGTGCCTAGctcaaaaaaaattgtcatagCAAGGGACTTTAATGGCCATATTGGGATTTTATCTGGAGCCTATAACGATGTGCATGGAGGCTTGGGTTTCGGTGATAGGAATGGGGAAAAAACTGCTCtgttggagtttgcgagggcttTTAGTCTGGTGGTTTTGAACTCAAGATTTTTGAAGAAAGAGGATCACTTGGTTACCTTCCGAAGCACGATAGCcaagactcaaattgactttttgctgcttaggaagggaGATAGGGCCCtttgtaaggactgtaaagtcattccgAGTGAGTATCTTTCAACCCAGCATAGGTTTCTGGTGATGGATTTGATAATCAAGAAGAGCAAGAAGAGAAGGGTCGGGAAGGGCCAACCTAGGATTAAGTGA